The nucleotide sequence AGCAAAATACAAACCAATCTTGAGCTTCTGAGCTGCCTCTGATGTCTCTGCTGCTTGTGGCTGTGACTTATCTGCCTCATAGGCATGACACCCTGCAACCTTCCTTCTAGGTTTAGTTGACAATGTGAGGTTCTGAGTGCATGGAATAATGTAAAGTGGTTTATGGGAAGAGAAAGAGGGTAGTGCAGTGCTTTGTTGAAGATTTTGAATAGAGGGTGGTAGCCTTGGAACAGGAACACGCTTTCTGCAGGAGAATGCAGCAGAGCCGGCGAGGGGTGAGGGTGCTGTGTACTTTAAGGATGATATCATGGTGGTTTCTGATGGTGTAAAACAAAGAAGATGATGAGTTTGTAGATGTTCATATAATCAACAAAGGGTATTTGTATTTGTATATTTGATGAAACCAATGTGATGTGGATTCTTGTGTCTTACGCATTGATTACTACGAGGAAGCCACATGAGCAACGGTTGACAAGTTTGTTAGCAAAGATACTTTGGAAGGTGACAAGATCGAAGAGGAAGAGATTTTAATGGAATATGGAGACGGATCTTCCTAGGAAACGGATTTAGAATAATCAAGTTTGATTTTATTCTAAATTAATCAAAACTCGTGGTGTCTTTTTAAGTGTAAGTTGGGCCAACGAATTAAAGTAGTCTTAGATCGTTAAGCACTGTTGTTAATCACGATTTTAATTCTCCTCGTAATTGACTGATGCTGCGAACCAGGTTCGGCTGCCACTTGGAGTACAAAGGAAGATGGACGAACAATTGAAAGgaatctcttctctctctccacacacatatatatacaacGCAAAATGTTGCATTGAAGCAGAAGATAAGGTGCAATGAAAATGAAGTCCCTCTTATATCCGACCCTGTTGTCATTGCTGCGTTGGCACGTGGCGGTGGTATCAGCTGCAATGCTGAACATGGCTAGCGATGAATCGGCCTTGGTTGCCATGAGGGACCATTTTAACTCCTTGGATCCCAACAATGTGCTCGCAAGCAACTGGTCTAGTAGTACCTCAGTTTGCAACTGGATTGGCGTCACATGCGGCTCTTCCCACCGCAGAGTAACTGCCTTGAATCTCGCTTACATGGCTCTTGATGCCACCATCCCTCCGCATCTTGGAAACCTGTCATTCCTTTCTCTCTTGCTTCTTCCCAACAATAGCTTCCATGGTACTCTACCTGCTGATCTAGCTGGATTACGCAGACTGACGATCATCAACCTCAGATTCAACAAATTCACAGGAAGCATCCCGTCCTGGTTTGAATTTCTACCCAAACTAGAATACCTGTTACTGAGAGGGAACAGTTTCTCTGGCACAGTCCCACATTTTCTGTTCAACATGACTTCCCTGCAATCGCTTGAACTTTCTGAAAACAAGTTTTGGGGTCCCTTACCTTCCAACATTTTCTTGTCTCATTCTTTGCAATATGTGTATCTTACTCACAACCAAATTTCAGGAGCTATCCCTTCAGCTATCATCAACAGTTCGTTACTGCAGTTTATTGTCCTCGACTACAACAACCTATCCGGACAACTGCCGGAGCTCATCTTCCACCATCTTCCACACTTGAAAGGGCTTTACGTGTATAGTAATGCCTTATCCGGCGAACTTCCACGCAGTTTGTTTGATTGCAAGCAACTGCAATTTTTATCCTTATCCTACAACACCTTCGGTGGAAACATACCATCTGCCATGGGGAATTTAACAAGCCTCAAAGAGATCTATCTTGGCCATAACAATTTTAGAGGTATCGTATGTTATGCCAATATGACTCTCCGAATTGAGTTTGATTAACTTTATCATTATTTATGCAATTTAACATATGTTGTGGCAGGTGCAATACCAAATGAGATTGGTAATCTACGTAGTTTAGAGATTATGAATCTTCCTTTCGCCAATGTGAGTGGCTACATTCCGCCATCAATATTTAATATTTCTACCCTACAAGAAATTGATGTTACTAGAAATCATTTATCAGGCAGCCTCCCAGCAAGCCTAGGCTCCATGCTTCCAAAACTTGTTAGGCTGTACATGGGGATTAATTATCTCAGTGGAAGAATCCCAAGCTCCTTGTACAATGCCACTATGCTTAATACCATAGATTTGGCTTACAATTCATTTTCTGGATACATTCCAGACATTTTTGGCAGCTTAAGAAGTCTCCAGCTGCTCAATCTTGGTGCAAATAATTTCACAAGTGATTCATCCGATTCAGAGCTAAGCATTATAAATTCTTTGACAAATTGTAGATTTCTCAAAAACTTGATATTTTCTGAAAATCCATTGGATTCTATTCTTCCAATATCGGTAGGAAACCTTTCTACTTCTCTGGTTGACTTGAATCTTAAGAGTTGTTCAATGAGAGGCACCATTCCAGCAAGTATTGGCAACTTGAGCAGCTTGATAAACCTTGACCTTGGTGATAATAATTTTGTTGGAACCTTTCCTACTAGCATAGGGAAATTAATAAAGATACAAGGCCTCTTTTTAGATGACAACCAATTGGAAGGATTTGTTCCGAATCAATTGTGTCAACTAACGAGCTTGTATTCATTTAC is from Arachis ipaensis cultivar K30076 chromosome B01, Araip1.1, whole genome shotgun sequence and encodes:
- the LOC107613554 gene encoding LRR receptor-like serine/threonine-protein kinase EFR; this encodes MKMKSLLYPTLLSLLRWHVAVVSAAMLNMASDESALVAMRDHFNSLDPNNVLASNWSSSTSVCNWIGVTCGSSHRRVTALNLAYMALDATIPPHLGNLSFLSLLLLPNNSFHGTLPADLAGLRRLTIINLRFNKFTGSIPSWFEFLPKLEYLLLRGNSFSGTVPHFLFNMTSLQSLELSENKFWGPLPSNIFLSHSLQYVYLTHNQISGAIPSAIINSSLLQFIVLDYNNLSGQLPELIFHHLPHLKGLYVYSNALSGELPRSLFDCKQLQFLSLSYNTFGGNIPSAMGNLTSLKEIYLGHNNFRGAIPNEIGNLRSLEIMNLPFANVSGYIPPSIFNISTLQEIDVTRNHLSGSLPASLGSMLPKLVRLYMGINYLSGRIPSSLYNATMLNTIDLAYNSFSGYIPDIFGSLRSLQLLNLGANNFTSDSSDSELSIINSLTNCRFLKNLIFSENPLDSILPISVGNLSTSLVDLNLKSCSMRGTIPASIGNLSSLINLDLGDNNFVGTFPTSIGKLIKIQGLFLDDNQLEGFVPNQLCQLTSLYSFTVKSNKLSGPIPSCLSNLSSLRWLRLSSNKFNSIPSTLWGLSDLLLLDLSSNNLSGYLPLDSGNLKAISWIYLSGNQFSGSIPRSLSNLMNLVLLTLARNKFEGPIPESFGRMVSLEQLDLSENNLSGVIPKTLEALVYLKYFNVSHNKLKGKIPDGGPFANFSAQSFMGNKGLCGAPRFHFSECKIEKSRKWNAHIVLTYILSAAIVATLLVAFLCILKFRKHKVVNNSEVDQSGARWRRISYYEIQQATDRFNDGNLLGVGSFGRVYKGELSDGTNVAVKVFNLGLEGAFRSFDAECEILRSVRHRNLTKIISSCSNMDFKALILSYMPNGSLERWLHSEHHGLSMIQRLNIMIDVAEAVDYLHNGGSVPIIHCDLKPSNILLDEDMVAHVTDFGIAKLLSGDDSITQTMNLATIGYMAPEYGLEGRVSRQGDVYSYGILLMETFTQKKPTDEMFVGEFSIKEWVKMSCPDSLLDIIDAKLLVEEGETDTKQDCLLSIMTLALNCSAESPGERTRMKDAMNALKKIKRLLLN